The following are from one region of the Mycobacteriales bacterium genome:
- the hisI gene encoding phosphoribosyl-AMP cyclohydrolase — MARPSHLDPDIARRLKRDEHGLFPAVAQQHDTGEVLMVGWMDDEALHRTLTTGRCTYWSRSRSEYWVKGETSGHQQWVKSVALDCDADTVLVKVDQIGAACHTGDRTCFDVDVLPCQVGEPVATSR, encoded by the coding sequence ATGGCCCGTCCCTCGCACCTCGATCCCGACATCGCCCGCCGCCTCAAGCGCGACGAGCACGGACTCTTCCCCGCGGTCGCGCAGCAGCACGACACCGGCGAGGTCCTCATGGTCGGGTGGATGGACGACGAGGCGCTGCACCGCACGCTCACCACCGGCCGGTGCACCTACTGGAGCCGGAGCCGGTCGGAGTACTGGGTGAAGGGGGAGACCTCCGGTCACCAGCAGTGGGTCAAGTCCGTCGCCCTGGACTGTGACGCCGACACGGTGCTGGTCAAGGTCGACCAGATCGGCGCCGCATGCCACACCGGCGACCGCACCTGCTTCGACGTCGACGTCCTGCCGTGCCAGGTCGGCGAGCCGGTGGCCACTTCGCGATGA
- the hisB gene encoding imidazoleglycerol-phosphate dehydratase HisB — translation MSRTAQVKRDTAETRVLVELDLDGTGVTDVATGVGFYDHMLGQLGRHAGFDLTVRTDGDVHIDAHHTVEDTAIALGQALEIALGDKAGIRRFGDSLVPLDECLVQVAVDLSGRPYLVHDEPAIMETVVIGGDFPGTLVRHMWESFAQNARIALHVRVLSGRDAHHIAEAQCKAVARALRDAAAPDPRVVGVPSTKGTL, via the coding sequence ATGAGTCGCACCGCGCAGGTCAAGCGCGACACCGCCGAGACGCGGGTGCTGGTCGAGCTCGACCTCGACGGCACCGGCGTCACCGACGTGGCCACCGGCGTCGGCTTCTACGACCACATGCTCGGCCAGCTCGGCCGGCACGCCGGGTTCGACCTGACCGTGCGCACCGACGGCGACGTCCACATCGACGCGCATCACACCGTCGAGGACACCGCGATCGCGCTCGGGCAGGCGCTCGAGATCGCGCTCGGCGACAAGGCCGGCATCCGGCGGTTCGGCGATTCGCTGGTCCCGTTGGACGAGTGCCTCGTGCAGGTCGCCGTCGACCTGTCCGGCCGGCCCTACCTGGTGCACGACGAGCCAGCGATCATGGAGACCGTCGTCATCGGCGGCGACTTCCCCGGCACGCTCGTGCGGCACATGTGGGAGTCGTTCGCGCAGAACGCCCGGATCGCGCTGCATGTGCGGGTGCTCTCCGGCCGCGACGCCCACCACATCGCCGAGGCGCAGTGCAAGGCCGTGGCCCGGGCGCTGCGCGACGCGGCGGCGCCCGACCCGCGCGTGGTCGGCGTACCCAGCACCAAGGGGACGCTCTAG
- the hisF gene encoding imidazole glycerol phosphate synthase subunit HisF, which yields MSVAVRVIPCLDVDAGRVTKGVRFLSNVDVGDPVELARAYDREGADELVFYDITASSGARETTFDVVRRTAEQVFIPLTVGGGVRTVDDVDRLLRAGADKVSLNTAAVARPEVLHEAALRFGAQCVVLSVDARRADGVASGFEVTTHGGRQSAGLDLLDWVRRGVDLGAGEIVVNSMDADGTRDGFDLDMIAAVRAEVGVPVVASGGAGAVGDFSPAVHSGADAVLAASVFHFGEISIATVKSALRADGVEVR from the coding sequence ATGAGCGTCGCCGTACGGGTGATCCCGTGCCTCGACGTGGACGCCGGCCGGGTGACGAAGGGCGTGCGGTTCCTGTCCAACGTCGACGTCGGCGACCCGGTGGAGCTGGCCCGGGCCTACGACCGCGAGGGCGCCGACGAGCTGGTCTTCTACGACATCACCGCGTCCTCCGGCGCGCGGGAGACGACCTTCGACGTCGTACGCCGGACCGCCGAGCAGGTCTTCATCCCGCTGACCGTGGGCGGCGGGGTGCGCACCGTCGACGACGTCGACCGGCTGCTGCGGGCCGGCGCGGACAAGGTCTCGCTCAACACGGCGGCCGTCGCCCGCCCGGAGGTGCTGCACGAAGCCGCGCTGCGGTTCGGGGCGCAATGCGTCGTGCTGTCGGTCGACGCCCGGCGGGCGGACGGGGTGGCCAGCGGCTTCGAGGTCACCACCCACGGCGGCCGGCAGTCCGCCGGCCTCGACCTGCTGGACTGGGTACGCCGGGGGGTCGACCTCGGCGCCGGCGAGATCGTGGTCAACTCCATGGACGCCGACGGCACCCGGGACGGGTTCGACCTCGACATGATCGCCGCGGTCCGGGCGGAGGTCGGCGTCCCGGTGGTGGCGAGCGGCGGCGCCGGGGCGGTCGGCGACTTCTCGCCGGCCGTGCACTCCGGCGCGGACGCGGTGCTCGCGGCGAGCGTCTTCCACTTCGGTGAGATCTCCATCGCGACGGTCAAGTCGGCGCTGCGCGCCGACGGCGTCGAGGTGCGTTGA
- a CDS encoding RidA family protein → MSAIARISSDSPYEDAIGYSRAVCAGPWVLVSGCTATVEGRVRHAGNAYQQARTAIEIALSALRQAGLGAADVVRTRMYVVDRAHAGDVGRAHQETFGAIRPAATMVVVAGLIDPQLLVEVEVDGYTGAGAR, encoded by the coding sequence ATGAGTGCGATCGCGCGGATCTCGTCGGACAGTCCGTACGAGGACGCGATCGGCTACTCCCGGGCAGTCTGCGCCGGCCCGTGGGTGCTGGTCTCCGGTTGCACGGCCACGGTGGAGGGCCGGGTCCGGCACGCGGGGAATGCCTACCAGCAGGCTCGTACGGCGATCGAGATCGCGCTGTCCGCGCTGCGTCAGGCGGGGCTCGGCGCCGCCGACGTCGTCCGCACCCGCATGTACGTCGTCGACCGGGCCCACGCCGGCGACGTCGGCCGGGCCCATCAGGAGACCTTCGGCGCGATCCGGCCGGCCGCCACGATGGTGGTCGTCGCCGGTCTGATCGACCCGCAGCTGCTCGTCGAGGTCGAGGTGGACGGCTACACCGGGGCAGGCGCGCGGTGA
- the priA gene encoding bifunctional 1-(5-phosphoribosyl)-5-((5-phosphoribosylamino)methylideneamino)imidazole-4-carboxamide isomerase/phosphoribosylanthranilate isomerase PriA → MPFALLPAVDVSGGKAVRLVRGEAGTETNYGDPVDAALAWQQAGAEWIHLVDLDAAFGRGSNRDLLADVVRRVDVAVELSGGIRDDESLAAALATGCARVNVGTAALEDPSWCKRVIGEFADRVAVGLDVRGHTLAGRGWTREGGDLFEVLARLDAEGCARYVVTDVRRDGTLTGPNVDLLREVCAATPRPVVASGGVAELDDLRALAQLGPIGVEGAIVGKALYAGAFTLPEALAAVGAG, encoded by the coding sequence GTGCCCTTCGCCCTGCTGCCCGCGGTCGACGTCTCCGGCGGCAAGGCGGTGCGCCTGGTCCGCGGCGAGGCCGGTACGGAGACCAATTACGGCGACCCGGTCGACGCGGCCTTGGCCTGGCAGCAGGCCGGGGCCGAGTGGATCCACCTCGTCGACCTCGACGCGGCGTTCGGCCGCGGGTCCAACCGCGACCTGCTGGCCGACGTGGTGCGCCGGGTCGACGTCGCGGTCGAGCTCTCCGGCGGGATCCGCGACGACGAGTCGCTCGCCGCGGCACTGGCGACCGGCTGCGCCCGGGTCAACGTCGGCACCGCCGCTCTCGAGGACCCGTCGTGGTGCAAGCGGGTCATCGGCGAGTTCGCCGACCGGGTCGCGGTGGGCCTCGACGTACGCGGCCACACCCTGGCCGGACGCGGCTGGACCCGCGAGGGCGGCGACCTCTTCGAGGTCCTCGCCCGACTCGACGCCGAGGGCTGTGCCCGTTACGTCGTCACCGACGTGCGCCGAGACGGCACCCTGACCGGGCCCAACGTCGATCTGCTGCGCGAGGTGTGCGCCGCGACGCCGCGCCCGGTCGTGGCCAGCGGCGGTGTGGCGGAGCTGGACGACCTGCGGGCCCTCGCGCAACTCGGACCGATCGGGGTGGAGGGCGCGATCGTCGGCAAGGCGCTCTACGCCGGTGCCTTCACCCTGCCCGAGGCGCTGGCCGCCGTCGGTGCCGGATGA
- a CDS encoding RES family NAD+ phosphorylase, with translation MTFPGRPRLVDVPEHNRWLRIYDARFYADGAKFRYFGPHRAGRFDHHPAGPARRHPHHGVLYATESLRCAVAEAFGDDRWVDPLPSHRLAVIELDRALRLADTRGDAAVELGRPAGALRSRDRALTQQVARALYDATPADGISYEGWFTGDTCVALWERAADAVRLVDDRSLTDPWVADAVEVAADTLHYARP, from the coding sequence GTGACCTTTCCCGGCCGGCCGCGGCTGGTCGACGTACCGGAGCACAACCGGTGGTTGCGGATCTACGACGCCCGCTTCTACGCCGACGGCGCGAAGTTCCGCTACTTCGGACCGCACCGCGCCGGGCGGTTCGACCACCATCCGGCCGGCCCGGCGCGACGGCATCCGCACCACGGCGTGCTCTACGCGACGGAGAGCCTGCGCTGCGCCGTGGCCGAGGCGTTCGGGGACGACCGCTGGGTCGATCCGCTGCCGAGCCACCGGCTCGCCGTCATCGAACTGGACCGCGCGCTGCGGCTGGCCGACACCCGGGGCGACGCGGCGGTCGAACTCGGCCGGCCGGCCGGCGCGCTGCGTAGCCGCGACCGGGCGCTCACCCAGCAGGTCGCCCGGGCGCTCTACGACGCGACGCCCGCCGACGGAATCTCCTATGAGGGCTGGTTCACCGGCGACACCTGCGTCGCGCTGTGGGAGCGGGCGGCGGACGCCGTACGGCTCGTCGACGACCGGTCGCTGACCGACCCGTGGGTCGCCGACGCCGTCGAGGTCGCCGCCGACACCCTGCACTACGCCCGCCCGTAA
- a CDS encoding TIGR03085 family metal-binding protein, whose amino-acid sequence MTTHSRQEREALADSLLDVGPHAPTVCDGWTAADLAAHVVVRERSPVAGLGIVVPPLAGVTARAMDRLRTSQSYDALVETLRQGPPRWSPFGVSSAVEAAANTIEMFIHHEDVRRGQPSWEPRDLDPGLEALLARRFASSARLMTRHAPVGVRFRLPDGTVVQGRSANPTVVVSGPAGELTLYASGRQRVARVDVDGDDASVAALAGARLGL is encoded by the coding sequence GTGACCACCCACTCCCGCCAGGAACGCGAGGCGCTGGCCGATTCGCTCCTCGACGTCGGCCCGCACGCCCCCACCGTCTGCGACGGCTGGACCGCCGCGGACCTCGCCGCGCACGTCGTCGTACGCGAACGCTCCCCCGTCGCCGGGCTGGGCATCGTGGTGCCGCCGCTCGCCGGCGTCACCGCGCGGGCCATGGACCGGCTGCGCACCTCGCAGTCCTACGACGCCCTGGTCGAGACGCTGCGGCAGGGCCCGCCGCGCTGGTCGCCGTTCGGCGTGAGCTCGGCGGTGGAGGCGGCGGCCAACACGATCGAGATGTTCATCCACCACGAGGACGTGCGCCGCGGCCAGCCCTCCTGGGAGCCGCGCGACCTCGATCCGGGGCTGGAGGCGCTGCTCGCGCGACGGTTCGCGTCCAGTGCCCGGCTGATGACCCGGCACGCGCCGGTCGGGGTGCGGTTCCGGCTGCCGGACGGGACCGTCGTACAGGGCAGGTCGGCCAACCCGACCGTCGTCGTATCCGGGCCGGCGGGCGAACTCACGCTCTACGCGTCCGGCCGCCAACGTGTCGCCCGGGTCGACGTCGACGGCGACGACGCCTCCGTCGCTGCCCTCGCCGGTGCCCGCCTCGGCCTCTGA
- the hisD gene encoding histidinol dehydrogenase gives MRRIELSALWTTAAPRPSVLRRVLPRAEVDVGAALQAVTPLVEDVAARGYAAAREATMRFDGVDVADPRVPSAALQRALDELDPAVRDALTESIRRARIVHEAQRRAATEVDVVPGGTVSERWIPVARVGLYVPGGLAVYPSSVVMNVVPAQVAGVRSLAVSSPPQREYGGRPHPVILAACALLGVDEVYAVGGAQAVAMFAYGTDECRRVDMVTGPGNVYVAAAKRLLRGVVGIDSEAGPTEIAVLADDGADPAYVAADLISQAEHDTVAASVLITDSEALAAAVDAEVAAQVAATKHVERVTTALTGTQSGIVLVRDLDQGVDVANAYAAEHLEVITRDAGAVAGRIVNAGCIFVGPHSPVSLGDYCAGSNHVLPTGCTARHASGLSVQTFLKGMHVVDYDEAALSGVAGHVVALAQAEDLPAHAAAVQIRDRRSAR, from the coding sequence ATGCGGCGTATCGAACTGTCGGCGCTGTGGACAACCGCGGCACCCCGGCCATCCGTGCTGCGGCGAGTGCTGCCTCGTGCCGAGGTTGATGTCGGGGCGGCGTTGCAAGCTGTGACTCCGCTCGTCGAGGACGTGGCCGCGCGCGGCTACGCCGCCGCGCGTGAGGCGACGATGCGCTTCGACGGCGTCGACGTCGCCGACCCGAGGGTGCCGTCCGCCGCGCTGCAGCGCGCGCTCGACGAGCTCGACCCCGCAGTGCGCGACGCTCTCACGGAATCGATCCGGCGCGCCCGAATCGTTCACGAGGCACAACGCCGGGCGGCAACCGAGGTCGACGTCGTCCCGGGCGGCACGGTCAGCGAACGCTGGATCCCGGTCGCTCGGGTCGGGTTGTACGTCCCGGGCGGGCTGGCGGTGTACCCGTCCAGCGTCGTGATGAACGTCGTACCCGCGCAGGTCGCCGGAGTCCGCTCGCTCGCCGTCTCGTCACCGCCGCAGCGGGAGTACGGCGGCCGCCCGCACCCGGTGATCCTCGCCGCCTGCGCGCTGCTCGGCGTCGACGAGGTCTACGCCGTCGGCGGCGCCCAGGCCGTCGCGATGTTCGCCTACGGCACCGACGAGTGCCGCCGGGTCGACATGGTCACCGGTCCGGGCAACGTCTACGTCGCGGCCGCCAAGCGGCTGCTGCGCGGCGTCGTCGGCATCGACTCCGAGGCCGGTCCGACGGAGATCGCGGTGCTCGCCGACGACGGCGCCGACCCGGCCTACGTCGCCGCCGACCTGATCAGCCAGGCCGAGCACGACACCGTCGCCGCCTCCGTGCTGATCACCGACAGCGAGGCGCTCGCCGCCGCCGTCGACGCCGAGGTGGCCGCGCAGGTCGCGGCGACCAAGCACGTCGAGCGGGTGACCACGGCACTCACCGGGACACAGTCCGGGATCGTCCTGGTCCGCGACCTCGACCAGGGCGTCGACGTCGCCAATGCCTACGCCGCAGAGCATCTCGAGGTGATCACCCGCGACGCCGGCGCGGTCGCCGGGCGGATCGTCAACGCCGGCTGCATTTTCGTCGGGCCGCACTCGCCGGTGTCGCTCGGTGACTACTGCGCCGGGTCCAATCACGTCCTGCCCACCGGCTGCACCGCCCGGCACGCCAGCGGGTTGTCGGTGCAGACGTTCCTCAAGGGCATGCACGTCGTCGACTACGACGAGGCAGCGCTTTCCGGGGTCGCCGGGCACGTCGTCGCCCTGGCGCAGGCGGAGGATCTGCCCGCGCACGCCGCCGCGGTGCAGATCCGCGACCGGCGGAGCGCACGGTGA
- a CDS encoding helix-turn-helix domain-containing protein translates to MTALTDRLPDLAGLLDNLADTERRELEDAFLRVLALSQRARPTALPDQVPAAEPEQVAAARARNLARAAQVRADLVRDSLSTAEVAARLGISPAAVTKRRGKDDLVAFRHRGDWRYPHWQFTGDALTDGVLDVWHALPERSLVGRVRWFTLPSRQLDDETPLERLSRGQVDAVIEAATAVGSR, encoded by the coding sequence ATGACCGCGCTGACCGACCGGCTGCCCGACCTCGCCGGCCTGCTCGACAACCTCGCCGACACCGAACGGCGGGAGCTCGAGGACGCCTTCCTGCGGGTGCTCGCCCTCTCCCAGCGGGCCCGCCCCACTGCGCTGCCGGACCAGGTGCCGGCCGCCGAGCCCGAGCAGGTGGCCGCCGCGCGCGCCCGCAACCTGGCCCGGGCGGCGCAGGTGCGGGCGGATCTGGTCCGCGACTCGCTGTCCACCGCGGAGGTCGCCGCCCGGCTGGGGATCAGCCCCGCGGCGGTGACCAAGCGGCGGGGCAAGGACGACCTCGTCGCCTTCCGGCACCGCGGCGACTGGCGCTACCCGCACTGGCAGTTCACCGGCGACGCCCTCACCGACGGCGTCCTCGACGTCTGGCACGCGCTGCCGGAACGCTCGCTGGTGGGTCGGGTGCGGTGGTTCACCCTGCCGTCCCGGCAGCTCGACGACGAGACCCCGCTCGAGCGGTTAAGCCGCGGGCAGGTCGACGCGGTGATCGAGGCCGCGACGGCCGTCGGCTCTCGGTGA
- a CDS encoding histidinol-phosphate transaminase, which translates to MTSLDQLPLRDDLRGRSPYGAPQVDVPVRLNTNENSYPPPADLVAAIADAVAGVAAGLNRYPDREAVELRADLTRYLGHDLSPAQVWAANGSNEVLQQLLQAFGGPGRTALGFTPSYSMHPIISAGTGTAWIDVSRAGDFSVSPDYAAAQVREHRPDVVFLCSPNNPTGTALGLDVVDAVLAEAAGMVVVDEAYHEFARAGTPSALTLLPGNPRLAVTRTMSKAFAMAGLRVGYVAADPAVIDALQLVRLPYHLSALTQAVARVAVAHAPALLSTVEQVKAQRDLLESALRERGFDVVESDANFVLFGGFGDSAAMWQSLLDRGVLIRDVGLPGWLRVTAGTPSEVDSFLSAVDDIRRSPRIAG; encoded by the coding sequence GTGACGTCGCTCGACCAGCTGCCGCTGCGCGACGACCTGCGGGGCCGATCGCCTTATGGCGCGCCACAGGTCGACGTTCCGGTGCGGCTGAACACCAACGAAAACTCCTACCCGCCGCCGGCCGACCTCGTCGCGGCGATCGCCGACGCCGTGGCCGGTGTCGCGGCCGGTCTCAACCGCTACCCCGACCGCGAGGCGGTCGAGCTGCGGGCGGATCTCACGCGCTACCTCGGGCACGATCTGTCCCCGGCCCAGGTGTGGGCGGCCAACGGGTCCAACGAGGTGCTGCAGCAACTGCTGCAGGCCTTCGGCGGCCCGGGGCGCACGGCGCTCGGTTTCACGCCGTCGTACTCGATGCACCCGATCATCTCCGCCGGCACCGGCACGGCCTGGATCGACGTGTCCCGGGCGGGGGACTTCTCGGTGTCGCCGGATTACGCCGCGGCGCAGGTACGCGAGCACCGGCCCGACGTGGTGTTCCTCTGCTCACCCAACAACCCCACCGGCACCGCACTCGGCCTCGACGTGGTCGACGCGGTACTCGCCGAGGCAGCCGGGATGGTCGTGGTCGACGAGGCCTATCACGAGTTCGCCCGCGCCGGTACGCCGAGCGCGTTGACCCTGCTCCCGGGCAATCCGCGGCTCGCGGTGACCCGCACCATGTCGAAGGCGTTCGCCATGGCCGGGCTGCGGGTCGGATACGTCGCCGCCGATCCGGCGGTGATCGACGCCCTGCAGCTGGTGCGGCTGCCCTACCACCTGTCGGCGTTGACGCAGGCGGTGGCGCGGGTGGCCGTCGCCCATGCGCCGGCGCTTCTGTCCACTGTGGAACAGGTGAAGGCCCAGCGGGATTTGCTCGAGTCAGCATTGCGGGAGCGCGGCTTCGACGTCGTCGAGTCCGACGCCAACTTCGTGCTGTTCGGGGGATTCGGCGATTCGGCGGCGATGTGGCAGAGCCTGCTCGACCGCGGCGTACTCATCCGCGACGTCGGCCTGCCGGGCTGGCTCCGGGTGACCGCCGGCACGCCGTCCGAAGTGGACAGTTTCCTTTCGGCGGTCGACGACATCCGGCGGTCACCTAGGATTGCCGGATGA